The genome window GCAGCAGCTGCAGCATGGTCTCGAACAGATCCACCGCCAGCGCAATCCGATCTTCCGGCATGGCTTCGCCCGACTGCGGTTTGATCAGCTCCAGATACCAATCGCAATAATCGCCCCAGAACAGCGTGTAAATCCGGTTCAGGGCCTCGTTCAGCCGGTAGCGCTTCAAGTCCTCGTCCACGCCCTCAATGGTCCGGGCCAGACGCGTGAGCATCCACTTTTCGACCAGTTCCAACTCGTCGAATGAACGCGTGCGGCGGTAGTCCTTGCCCTCCTCCATGAACTGTCCGAACACGTTGAAAGCATTCCAGATCTTGTTCGCGAAGTTGCGGCCCATCTCGAATTTGGTGGGATCCAGCTTGATGTCCTGGCCCTGGGCGCACAGGATGGTCAAACTGAAACGGACGGCATCGGCGCTGTACTGCTCAATCATGTCGAGCGGATCGATCCCGTTACCGAGACTCTTCGACATCCACCGGCCCTGCTTGTCCTTGATCATCCCCGTTATGAAGATGTCCCGGAACGGCACGTCGCCCATGAAGTGCATGCCCGCCATGATCATCCGGGCAATCCAGAAGAACAGGATGTCGTAGCCGGACACGAGCACCGAGCCCGGGTAGAACTTCTTCAGGTCGGGCGTTTCGTTGGGCCAACCGAGGGTCGCAAACGGCCAGAGCCAGGACGAGAACCACGTATCGAGTACGTCCTCATCCTGCACCATGCCCGGCTCGGGCTGGTCGATGGAGACCACGAAGGGCCGCGATTCATCGACTTCACCGTCAGCGTCGGTGTAGTACCACACCGGAATCCGATGGCCCCACCACAACTGGCGGGAAATGGTCCAATCCCGGATGTTTTCGAGCCAGCGGAAATACTCGTTTTCCCAGCGCTTCGGATGGAACACAATCCGCCCGTCGCGGACGGCCTCGATGGCCGGCTTGGCCAGCGGCTCCATTTTGACGAACCACTGCCGCGAAATAAGCGGCTCGATGATGGCTTTCGACCGACTGGATACCGGCACGGTGGCCTTGTACTCCTCCACTTTTTCCAGCACGCCGGCCGCCTCGAGGTCCTGGACCATGCGTTCGCGCGCATCGAAACGGTCCATGCCTTCATAGATCCCGGCGTGATCGTTCATGCGACCATCCGGACCGATGACGCCAATGACCTCCAGGCCGTGCCGCTGCCCGATTTCAAAGTCGTTCTTGTCATGTCCGGGCGTGATCTTCAGAGCACCGGCCCCGAAATCACTCTTCACGTACTCATCTGCAATGATGGGGATGGTGCGATCCGTGAGCGGCAAGCGCACGTGCTTGCCGACCAGCGCGGCGTATCGGTCGTCCTCGGGGTGGACCGCGATGGCCGTGTCGCCGAGCATGGTTTCCGGACGCGTGGTGGCCACCGTGATGGAGCCTGGCGCATCAACCAGATCATACCGGACATACCACAGATGCCCGTTGCGCTCCACGTTGTCGACTTCCTCGTCGGACAGCGCCGTCATGTCGACCGGACACCAGTTTATAAGATACTCGCCGCGGTAAATGAGGCCCTGCTCGTACAGGCGCACGAACACATCCTGCACGGCGCGCGAAAAGCCGTCGTCCATCGTGAAGCGTTCCTTGGACCAGTCGCATGAATCGCCCAAGCGGCGCTTCTGGTCCAGGATGATGCCTCCGTATTCTTCCTTCCACTCCCAGACCTTGTCGATGA of Rhodothermales bacterium contains these proteins:
- a CDS encoding valine--tRNA ligase, which encodes MSDTSSSVSANRGAYDPAAIEQKWYRYWEENDLFRTNADSAKPPHVIVMPPPNVTGRLHMGHALQDTVQDALTRIRRMQGFEALWVPGIDHAGIATQNVVEKTLKKDEGKNRHDLGRDAFIDKVWEWKEEYGGIILDQKRRLGDSCDWSKERFTMDDGFSRAVQDVFVRLYEQGLIYRGEYLINWCPVDMTALSDEEVDNVERNGHLWYVRYDLVDAPGSITVATTRPETMLGDTAIAVHPEDDRYAALVGKHVRLPLTDRTIPIIADEYVKSDFGAGALKITPGHDKNDFEIGQRHGLEVIGVIGPDGRMNDHAGIYEGMDRFDARERMVQDLEAAGVLEKVEEYKATVPVSSRSKAIIEPLISRQWFVKMEPLAKPAIEAVRDGRIVFHPKRWENEYFRWLENIRDWTISRQLWWGHRIPVWYYTDADGEVDESRPFVVSIDQPEPGMVQDEDVLDTWFSSWLWPFATLGWPNETPDLKKFYPGSVLVSGYDILFFWIARMIMAGMHFMGDVPFRDIFITGMIKDKQGRWMSKSLGNGIDPLDMIEQYSADAVRFSLTILCAQGQDIKLDPTKFEMGRNFANKIWNAFNVFGQFMEEGKDYRRTRSFDELELVEKWMLTRLARTIEGVDEDLKRYRLNEALNRIYTLFWGDYCDWYLELIKPQSGEAMPEDRIALAVDLFETMLQLLHPFMPFITEELWTHVRPREDGDLCMTSTWPTADKTSVDDDAAVRFSTIQDLVSGIRNIRAQYNVPPSQEIPAVLSVEAGMVDAIQDHAAYFQRLARIGTLEVGTDVERPKASASAVVGRNQAYVPLAGMIDLAVERERLQKEIDQKTSFMNGVERKLSNEQFVSKAPADVVARERTKAEDARAEIVRLQASLSELE